The Gadus morhua chromosome 18, gadMor3.0, whole genome shotgun sequence DNA segment ATAATATTGCTTTTCCAACACACTCTAGCCACTTCACATTCCAACACTTAAACCTAATTTTAAGTCTTGATATGCTAGAGCCAGCATGAACCAAACCTGGGGTAAGCACCGTGTGCAGGGTTCATGTGGCGATCTGTCCCGTGGTGCGCGGCCCGGAAATGTGGAACCTCTGCAAGCATCATGCAAGAGCCGCGTGTCCACAAAACCTAAGGCGGCGGGGTATGCAATGGCCATGTGTGGACTGCACTTCACAAGCAGCGCATCACCGCAACCCCTAGTTCTGTTTTACTCATTTAAACAAGCTAAACATCTGTCTTGGACTTGGACTCCAAAGCCTGGCTATATATAAGCAACAGGCCAGAGGCCAGAGAGAAAAGTGATCAGTTTCTAGATCTTTCCTTCTGAACAGGAAGGTGGGTTGGTTATTATGCCCCGGAACACGCTACGTTCAGCTCCAAATGAGTGTAGCGAGAAAGGGCGTCGTTGACCCAGGGTGACCGGTCTGCagctaccccctccctcccactgtgCGTGGGCTCACCCCTGCGGCTTGAGTTTCGGCCCTGGTGGTTTTCCTAATCGTGATTAGTTTAGTGAGTTCAGGCAGCTAGTGTGTCAGTAGCACTGAGTGAAGCGGCCCCCAGGAGCCCAGTGCTCTCCCAGTGGGGACAGATACCGTATCCAGTCCACCGCGACGGCTCCGTACACAAGCCAGGTCAGGGAGGTCTCTGCCCCAGCCAAAGGTTCCCTTCAGTGGCCCCTGTCATTTTAGCTAATGAAAGGAGCCCTCCCCTGTCGGATGGCACCTGTGCACAGGGAAATCTAACCCCACGGTATCTGAAACGGTGTGTGAGACTCGCTAGGGTCTGCCTCCAATACAACGCTTAATATGCATTCTTGCCTTTTTATGTTCTATATATTTTGTACCAAAGCATCTCTCTTGTGAGGAATTATTTACTTTTGTAACACAGACTTCAATGAATGTAATCGGCCCTTAAGTTTATGTTTCATTCCACCTCTAGTTCTTTTGATATCAGAGTTAACAAACTTGCGACCTGACATGCTTGTATTATTTAGTATAATTTGTGGCCACTCACCAATCCAGAATGCCCCCTCTAGTGGTGCTCTTCAGCAGCCTTCTGACCCTCACACTAACCTGATGACTGGTGCTCCACAGGAAGTACCAGCCGCTGTACGTCCAGTCCCTGAGCTTCCCCAGCTTCTGCTTCTCGGGCCGCTTCGGCCCTTCCgagcccccccctcctgctccctgcCCCGAGAAAGGCCCGGAACAAGAATGCGACACCAAGTTAGTAATGGTCTTTTACCTACTGAAGAACCAGGCACTAGCCCAGTAGTGGGAGTACGACCTGGGAATATAGTGTAGCTAGTCAACACACGTTGGTTGGACATTACTATTAGTCCAATCAGAGGGTCTTCTGAACTCAAAGGGCCACGACTGAACGCCATTATCACTTACTATGGATGAAGGTTGAAGGGAACTGCTGCAATTTGGGTTCATTTAGGTTATATTATCTATTTAAACAAAGGGGGTGCAGTCCTTGAATACTATTAAGTGTTTGGTTACTCTTCACAaggaaaaccaaaccctaaaacaacCTATTCAAGATAAAGTGATGTAATCAGTAActttagtattattattttatttttttaattggccaCTGAACTATGGTCATAGCATCAAAAACATCAAACTATTAATTCTGAACAGTGGATTGCATGTGTAACAGCCTGCAGAATGCCGAATTACTGATTAATCAGAATCAGGTATTCAGTAAAGCTGTGTAAAAAACAATTGTACTGTAATGGATACCAATCTGTCCTCCACCAGCCTTTCTAATGATTGTCTGTTCTCTAGAGAGTCCCACAAAGTGGCCAGCGGACCTCTGGGCCCCCCGGAGCCCCCCCTGCCACTCAAACCCTCCCCATGGCGGGCGCTCAACAAGGTCCAGGGCTACTGTGAATGCTGCCGGGAGGCCTTCACCAACCAGGAGGAGGTACATGGAGGGAACTATGGAATCAAAAACACATAAAGTGAAGGGTTAAACAAATAGCTCATGTGACcgatttgaatacatttgagatgaaatatagtgtgtgtgtgtgtgtgtgtgtcatttgaaATAGCCCTAATGTATATCATTTCGAATCCCATTGAAACCGTTGAAATGTGTGTACGATTCAAATGCCGTTGAAAGTCATTTTCtcccccgtctgtctgtcctgtgtctcttcctgtgtgtgtccccactCTGGTCCTCAGCACCTGGTGTCCGCCACACACCGTGGGTTTCTGCAGCAGGCCTCCAACTACAGCGCATTGGACCGGTTGGTGGCCAGCCTGCTCCCGGGCTTCGACCCAAACCCCCCCCAGCACATTGACCCTTCCCTCGACAGGTGACCCCTCTAAAACCccagatatagatatagatttttttttttaagatttaaaGAATGATCAATCTTTAAATCTTTTAATGGATCACCCACTCACACAGAAACTTTTTTATGTATCCTTCTGGCTCTATTTTGATTAGGTATTCTCCTACCATGAATAGCAGATGTTATATTCATGTTGATTACAGCTCAACCTGCACAGGTGCAGTGTGTATATTTCGGTTGATAGTGTCTGCGGTAACATCGTGATGTGTTTATGCCCCCACCAGCGTCCCCACCCCAGCGTGCGGCCCCAGCCCCGGTGCGGCCGACCTGCTGACCCTCAGTGACGGCGCGGCGGAGAAGGCCGTCAGAGCGCTGCTGAACCCAGTGGCGGCCTTCGACGAGGCCTTCCGCAGCCTCCCCGCCAAGCCTCCCTccccgccgcccgccgcccccCGGCCCGTGCCTTCACACCACGCCTCGCACCCGACCTGCGCGCCCATCCTCGCTGCCCTGCTGGCCGCCCCACGCCCTCCCTCGCCGTGCATGGGGCTGCGACCTCTGGACCCCCCGACGCTCACCCCCTGCTCGCCCCTCCGACAGCCCCCTAAACTCGAGCCGCTCTCCCCCTGCAAGCCAACCCCGGATGGGACCTCTTCCGATCCGTACTCCCAGCCCCCGGTCCTCAGTCCCCAGGCCCCGGACACCCGTTACGAGCGCCTCGACCTCTTCTCGGACCCGCCGGAGCTCAGCCCTGAGATCCCGATCCTGCCCCTTCCCGCCCTCCAAGGCATGCAGGTCTCTGGTTCTGAGACAAACCACAGTTTGTTCAATGTCCTAGAGAAGATCGGAGCGTTGTGTCCTGAGACCAGCCCCCCGTCGGCCCTGTGTCGttcttcctccttccccctgaTGGCGTCGACGTCGTCGAACTCTAAAAAACGCAGCCGGTCTGCCAGCCCCAGACGGAAGTccacgaagaggaggaggctggcGTTCTCTGTCGACCAGCAGTCCTTTTGCAAACCAGAGGGTGACCTGAGTGTGGGCCTCCCTGGCCCTGTACACCTCGGCCCCGTGTGCTCCAGTACAGACCTCGCGGTGGCTGAGGCCTGCATGGGGTCGGACCCACCGGGGGACTTGGGTCTTGGTGAGCCCCTCCATCTAAAGCCCCTTCTCTGGGATTCTCCTTCCTGTGGCCCGGTCCCTCCAGAGGGAGTCAAAGAGGCCACAAAACCCACTTTCACCTCGTTCCTTGTGCCACACACCAAGGTTTTCTCCCAGCCCCCCAGTCGTTTGGCCAGCAGCCATTCCGGTCTGGGGGACCAACCTCCCTCCCCGGTCTCCCCCAACACTCCAGACTGTTCCTTCTCCATCCAAACCCCCCCCGGGTCCCACCACACCCAGTCCAGCCAGTGCTCCCTCCCCCACGCCGTCTCCTCTGTGTGCATCGAGTCCGCCCTGGTGCCCGACGTAGCCGGCCTCTCCCCGTCGTCCTCGGAGTCGGACTGGGACCACGAGTTCCTTTCCCGGCTCGCCCCGACGGGAGCCCCCCCCCAGGAACCCCTCCTCTCCAGCCGGGGGCGCTGTAGGCTGGACCAGGAGCTCCTTCAGAGGGCCTGTACCTGGGCGCACAACAGCAGCTACGAGGCGCGCCTGCACTCCGCCCTGCAGCCCCCCACCAGCCGGGTCCTGTAGCGGGGCGGTGTGCTGAGGTCCGACACCGGACACGTGgccttccctcccctcaccgAGTCCGTTcgctttttttatttaatgtttcaCCTCCTCTCCGTTTAGGTTCTCCAAAAGAAGCCGAGCAAGTTTACGATGAATGTTTTTAAATCATGCATCCATGAACTCAGTGTCTGGGCAATGGGTTGCAAAAGGTGAACACAATCACCCTCAGCGTCCTGCTCTTCCTGCTTCTGAGCCTCTTACCAGAGGAGAGTATAACCACACATGCACCCTTTGGTGACCGCCTCTCCATAAAGTACCCCCCGGCCCATCAGGCTTTCAGCCTCTCTGATGCTATTGAGACTTTAATGAGGCCCTGCTCCGATGGGATATTACTCAATTAGTCCTAAGTGCTGCTAGCGAGCCTCCAGTACATCCCGGCACTCTGTTGCTGCGGAGCGCCCAGGGTCAGAGCGCTCTGCTAGGGATCAGGGAGGAAGTAGCTGTAGCTCAAGCAGCTGCTGCCTGCCCAGTGAGCCGGGTGGTGATAATGGCACCATCGGCTTCATGGGAACCATTGAAGGTGACTCATAGTTGTGGCGAGGGGATGGTGCCAGGACTAGCTCTGAGCGGCCCCCCCCGTCTCCAGGCACTTCAGTGGATAGGCTGCGCACAGGACGTCTAAGGGGGAGATACTCTGATCGGCCTGATGGGAGAACAAGGcctaatcccatttctaccccttaccccttcaaaaaacaaggggaagggggaaggggtagaaatgggattgggcccggGCCCAAATCTCATCATCTTCAGGCTTGAGGCTGAAGATTGAGAACCCGAGAATCTACGATAATGAATCGATTATTACTGAAGTGCTTTTGTGCAGTGGACTCGTTTGGAGGGACACCCCTGGCTATCAGTGACCATGCTGTGAAGCTCAAATAACTCCTTTTACTTTGGACAGTGTATCACTTAAATAAGCTCAGAAATGGACAACCGgctttcctctccatctccaatATAGAATAATATATGTAAAGAGAAGAGAACGACGCAAGTGGTTTTCTACAAATGGCAGCTTATTCATGGtgaaagtattttattgctttGAAATGTGAAATTAATTTGAAATAAATGTTATGGTTTAAATAAGTCATGATTTGGTTTTTAGGATTTTCTACATCACTGAGGACCTATTGACTGTCTACTGTTGAATTTCAGCGTATGTTTTTATCTTTACCATAAACACACCAAACCACTTCGCCATAAATGGATTTTCTACATCTCGATATACCTCACCTCTAAGTCGATAACCATAACTTGAACATTTCTGAATAAACTATTACCATTTCTAATGCACCATGGAAAATGACCACTGGCTAAGTTGCTTTGTTCGCTTTCTTTCTGAGTGATATTTATGTGGGATGTGGTGTGAGCGTAGTAGATTGTTCCTTCGTTATCCTCTTCAACCTGCTAATGTAGCATTAATCTGATaccttatttatttacttcCTTTTTAACTAATGTGTTAAATTATTCCAGGTCAGGCAGGCAGTCTCACAGCAGACAATTGAGGCTTTAGATTACAGAGATTAAATTTTGGTTAACCATACATGGATTTCTTTAGTTAATTGCAATCCTACAACCTATAATTTAGGTCTGAATAACTGACTAAGGTCCTTTTACCTGTAATGATTGAGTCAGCTAAATATATTAAGGAGTTCTTCAGCAATGTCTTTAATTTCCACagattcatatttattaatatttttttttttttgtcaactaGCTAATCGATGTACATTAACTAGGTGAGTGTGTAAGCATTGCTTAACAATTGTCGTTCCTAGgctttattctttcttaattATGCTTTGCAAATATGGTACCTAACTACATCCAAAAtgtttcacctagagactccattctcGGAGACCTCAACTAGGCCTACTTCATATTCATAACTTGGTGCTTCAACCGTTAAACTTTGTATCAACAttcaacaaatcaacacactttgATCTTCAGATATATCTAAACAGATTTTCGATCTAGTTTaatttaaaggggacttattataccaccaggtgtgagtgtgattagccttacaagccgtttcgaaaatcggcctaatatgacatcactagtgggtgtgtccacctagatctgtgctggatagatgagcaatgtttacttcagtccactgagtaggctggtagatagatctatccagcacagatctaggtggacacacccactagtgatgtcatattaggcagattttcgaaacggcttgtaaggctaatcacactcacacctggtggtataataagtcccctttaaaatCCACTTCGtatattttcagttggtctctCAGCTAGAGCGCGAGGACGTTTTAGCACACGGTGGCTATCACAAAAGCTAACCGGTGAGGACGTTGGGAGCCTCGTAACAATGTCAATATTTAACCTAGAAACAAAATGTTAAGCTTAAATGGTTATGGTATTTCTTGTTTCCCTGACGCAAAAGATATTAATCAACTAGAAACAATATTTTTCACGTCATGCTATCTCCATCATCACGAAATGCCGTATGAAAGCTGGGA contains these protein-coding regions:
- the dbf4b gene encoding histone-lysine N-methyltransferase 2D; protein product: MGGGLLGVLPPGEKRLTGKSFFLDNVKRRAAALLVEAIFHLGGKVEGFLHKDVTYLVTGSQEASPEERIQPAKTEAKGGRGETDPPRDGVREAKDRPWPTTPLPARPTCFGSRGMALLEKAIRNNERLQGSVLQKARSWGVQILYVDDILLYLQRLTRESFNTKQKKAELKNCSKVAVRVVKAAGLKCPYLKVEDLSRKYQPLYVQSLSFPSFCFSGRFGPSEPPPPAPCPEKGPEQECDTKESHKVASGPLGPPEPPLPLKPSPWRALNKVQGYCECCREAFTNQEEHLVSATHRGFLQQASNYSALDRLVASLLPGFDPNPPQHIDPSLDSVPTPACGPSPGAADLLTLSDGAAEKAVRALLNPVAAFDEAFRSLPAKPPSPPPAAPRPVPSHHASHPTCAPILAALLAAPRPPSPCMGLRPLDPPTLTPCSPLRQPPKLEPLSPCKPTPDGTSSDPYSQPPVLSPQAPDTRYERLDLFSDPPELSPEIPILPLPALQGMQVSGSETNHSLFNVLEKIGALCPETSPPSALCRSSSFPLMASTSSNSKKRSRSASPRRKSTKRRRLAFSVDQQSFCKPEGDLSVGLPGPVHLGPVCSSTDLAVAEACMGSDPPGDLGLGEPLHLKPLLWDSPSCGPVPPEGVKEATKPTFTSFLVPHTKVFSQPPSRLASSHSGLGDQPPSPVSPNTPDCSFSIQTPPGSHHTQSSQCSLPHAVSSVCIESALVPDVAGLSPSSSESDWDHEFLSRLAPTGAPPQEPLLSSRGRCRLDQELLQRACTWAHNSSYEARLHSALQPPTSRVL